A region of Periophthalmus magnuspinnatus isolate fPerMag1 chromosome 13, fPerMag1.2.pri, whole genome shotgun sequence DNA encodes the following proteins:
- the LOC117379732 gene encoding coagulation factor X, whose protein sequence is MRLTSALSVLLCSQIIHCNVFVERMGALQVLTSAPRRRRANDHFLEEARPGDLERECYEEACSQEEASEIFQSREKTMEFWFRYKSVSRCISSPCLNGGLCSVDQGHVVCLCPPQFHGALCQTALQVCSYKNGGCMQYCSDLPGGAGVQCGCAEGYRLEEDGHGCSPTVAFPCGRQRNQDWIRGRSLLVPDQNQDQNQDQDQNRTENQTSPQTPTVWTGTERPLNASGPDLTSDLLQGAAGRGQGDGRIVGGTLEVSGGSPWTVLVRRTDGFGFCGGALLSERWVVSAAHCFQNTRADHITVGDVDKLRLDPEEQMVKVKKVLVHPHFHDFTLDSDVALLLLNSSVLLTSSTISACLPDPHLASYLLQVDSRGVVSGWGTTHYLGRSSRFLRKVALPVVSHETCSRSTEQVITDNMFCAGVVDASRDACSGDSGGPFVVHFRGTWFVTGVVSWGEQCATRGKYGVYTRLGNFLSWIRETMATEERREREEQEERERRGREEQEERERRGREEQREEQREEHRGGSALNQTQNQDLVHKPQSLNQTGHNGTVNP, encoded by the exons atgagacTCACCTCAGCCCTGAGTGTCCTGCTCTGCTCCCAGATCATCCACTGCAACg TGTTTGTGGAGCGTATGGGCGCGCTGCAGGTGCTGACCTCTGCCCCCAGGAGGCGCCGTGCCAATGATCAttttctggaggaggctcgTCCTGGAGACCTCGAGAGAGAATGTTATGAAGAAGCCTGTTCCCAAGAAGAAGCCTCCGAGATCTTCCAGAGCCGAGAGAAGACg aTGGAGTTCTGGTTCAGATACAAAA GTGTGAGTCGTTGCATTTCGAGTCCTTGTCTAAATGGAGGTCTGTGTTCTGTGGATCAGGGACACGTCGtgtgtctgtgtcctcctcagttCCATGGAGCGCTGTGTCAGACag CGCTGCAGGTGTGCTCCTACAAGAACGGCGGCTGCATGCAGTACTGCTCTGACCTGCCGGGGGGCGCCGGAGTGCAGTGCGGCTGTGCTGAAGGATACAGACTCGAGGAAGACGGACACGGCTGCAGCcccacag TGGCGTTTCCTTGTGGTCGACAGCGGAACCAAGACTGGATCCGAGGCCGGTCTTTGTTAGtcccagaccagaaccaggaccagaaccaggaccaggaccagaaccgCACCGAGAACCAGACCAGTCCTCAGACTCCGACTGTGTGGACAGGAACTGAGAGGCCCCTGAACGCCTCGGGGCCtgacctgacctctgacctcctgcagggggcagcagggCGGGGCCAGGGTGATGGGCGGATTGTGGGCGGGACTCTGGAGGTGTCAGGAGGAAGTCCGTGGACA GTTCTGGTCCGGAGAACAGACGGGTTCGGGTTCTGTGGAGGAGCTCTGCTCTCAGAGCGATGGGTCGTCTCTGCTGCTCACTGCTTCCAAAACACACGAGCAGATCACATCACTGTAG GTGATGTGGATAAGTTGCGTCTGGATCCTGAGGAGCAGATGGTGAAGGTGAAGAAGGTTCTGGTCCATCCTCATTTCCACGACTTCACTCTGGACAGTGACgtcgctctgctcctcctcaacTCCTCcgtcctcctcacctcctccaccatCAGCGCCTGCCTCCCAGACCCCCACCTGGCCTCCTACCTGCTCCAG GTGGACAGTCGGGGGGTGGtctcgggttgggggaccactcATTACTTGGGCCGCAGTTCCCGTTTCCTGAGGAAGGTGGCGCTGCCTGTGGTGAGCCACGAGACCTGCAGCCGGTCTACggagcag gtcaTCACTGATAACATGTTCTGCGCGGGCGTGGTGGACGCGTCCCGGGACGCGTGCAGCGGGGACAGTGGCGGGCCCTTCGTGGTCCACTTCAGAGGGACCTGGTTTGTGACGGGCGTGGTCAGCTGGGGCGAGCAGTGCGCCACCCGCGGGAAGTACGGGGTGTACACACGCCTCGGCAACTTCCTCAGCTGGATCAGGGAAACCATGGCAacggaagagaggagagagagggaggagcaagaggagagagagaggagagggagggaggagcaagaggagagagagaggagagggagggaggagcagagggaggagcagagggaggagcacagaggaggctCAGCTCTGAACCAAACCCAGAACCAAGACCTGGTCCATAAACCACAGAGTCTGAATCAAACAGGACACAATGGGACTGTAAATCCTTAA